The DNA region TGATAAAGCTATAGAGGATTTATTAAAGGTTATAGAATTAGATGAAAAGAATTTAGATGCTTATTATAATTTGGCTGCGGTTTATTATGATATAAAAGATTATGATAATGCTATAAAAACTTATAATAAATCTATAGAAATATATCCGCATGATTTTGATATTTATTATAGTAAGGCTCAAATATATTTAGAGAAAAATGAAATAGAAAAAGCTATAGAAGATTTAGAAAAAGCAATATCTCTAAATAAGGCTTATTCTGATGCTTATTATTTACTTGCTGTTTGCTATAGAAGACAGAAGAAATATAAAACAGCACTTAAATATTTAAAAGAAACTTTGAAATATAACAGTGAAGATTATATCGCTTATTATGATGTTTATAGAATATATAATATTTTTATAAAGCATGAAAAAGATAATGAAAAAAAAGAAAAATATGAAAAGCTCTCTCAAAAATATTTAAAAAAATCTGCTGATTTAGGTTACGATAAAGCTTTAGAAATATTAAAAGATTAATTATTTATAAGAATATCCATTAACTTTGACTGCATATCTATATTGTTGTTTAAATC from Brachyspira pilosicoli P43/6/78 includes:
- a CDS encoding tetratricopeptide repeat protein; this encodes MNSKENQYFYSALNNINKKEYDKAIEDLLKVIELDEKNLDAYYNLAAVYYDIKDYDNAIKTYNKSIEIYPHDFDIYYSKAQIYLEKNEIEKAIEDLEKAISLNKAYSDAYYLLAVCYRRQKKYKTALKYLKETLKYNSEDYIAYYDVYRIYNIFIKHEKDNEKKEKYEKLSQKYLKKSADLGYDKALEILKD